TATCAAGAGATATAAAACCATCTAACTTTTGTGTTGGTAGAAATTCTATTGCACCAAAATCTATTTACATTATTGATTTTGGTGTTgcaagaaattttaaaaatgataattcaAAGACAATCATTAAAGAATGTTTACCAACTTCATGGAAAGGTACAGCAAAATATTGTTCATTAGCTAATCATATGTATCATAAACAATGTAGACGTGATGATGTTGAAAGTTGGTTTTATATGGCTATTGAATTATTAGAGGGAAGATTACCATGGAATGGAgttaatagaaaatttagaTCTACAATtgaagaatataaaaaaatgcttCGTGAACCtgattgtaatttttatgttaaaagtccaaaatttttaaaagatatacttataaaaattgattcatggaaatttttagaagaaccaaattattcttttattcaAAATCTTCTTATACAAGAAATAGATAGAGAAGGTTATAAATTTGATGATCCATATGATTGGGAAACAATACCATTAAATGATATGAAAGAAATTGTATCAGAAATTATAACTTcagaagaaaataataacaaaaaataaaataaaaattatgaaaaaaaataatatttttatttatattaacaaaacaatttataacTGCAAacattgtataaaaattttttttttataattaaatattttctttgtagatttaatatttatttttgtattaatgTGGAGGTTCAACTAATGTATAGTCACCAAATGAtcttttaatgaatttaatataatttccATACATCGGTCGTATAATTAATTCTGCTGATAATCTCATTTCATCTGTTCTTAATTGTGTTTGAACTTTAAATTGTCTCATTATATTAGCAATTACACATTTTTCTTCCATCATTGCAAATCTTTGACCAATACAATTTCTACTTCCTGCTGAAAATGGTATATAACAATATGGATGTTTAAgatcattatttataaaacgttctggattaaaaatttctggATTTTCCCAATATTTTGGATCTTTATGTACCATTGCTGAAACAATAGCAATTCCTGTATTAGGTGGAATTTTATAACCATTAATTTCAACTTCTTCTGTAGTATTTCTTCCAAATAATGGAACTGATGGATAGAGACGTAATGTTTCTTTAACACATgcttctaaatattttaatcttcCAATTTCATCAAAATTAATAGGTCTTATTTCTTCACCAAGTACATCATCAATTTCTCTATGAACTTTAACTTGTATTTCTGGATTTGCTGCCATTAAATGAAGGAACCAATTTAAAGCAGCAGAAGTTGTATCATGACCTTCAAATGTAAAAGTATCAACTTCTTCAAGTAATCCTTCCATAGGAAGATCACCTTTAGCATTCATTTCAAGCATTAAATCAAGGAATGCCATTTTATATGAGGAATCTTCATTCCTTTCTTGTTCcattaattttcttattcCACCACATTTTTCTGCcatttcttttcttttatttataacagTATGAGTAAAAtcatgtaatattttaacacaTTTATCATGCTCCTTCCCATCACCTACTATATTAAACATGAAGTCTGAATAATATTGTGGCTTAATTTGTCTTTGATGAATGAtgtatttcattttaaaaacagCTTCTAAATATTCTGTTTGGACAGTTTGTGCTTTAATGTCAATACCTAAAGCTGCCTCACAAATAATGTCAAGTGTACAAAGAGATATTGTATGAAATACATCAACAAACTCATCTTTATCTGCCAACTTTTCAAATTTTCCCACTAATGTTTTAGCATGcttattaaagataaatacaaaatcctttaaaatatcataatgAAATGCTGGTGTTAGTAATTTTCTTCTTGGTTTCCATTTATCTGgtttactaaaataaaattaataatttagttaataaaaatattttattataaacaataaaataatacctTATTAAAAGTCCATCACCAATCCAtggtgataaaaaattatattgaaaaagtttattCAATAATTTAGAACTTCCTAGTACTCCTTCTATCTCCTCAGCACCATAAATTGCAACAAAAGGCAATGGTCCAAGCCATACTTTACATATTCTAGCTCTTCTATTTTGAAGCATATATCCAATACCCTGAAATTGTTCATAAAATTTGTCTGGttcaattttaatttgatGAAGATTGCCAATTAGTGGCAATGTTGATATTCCTGGTACTTTCTCTAATGTTTTTagatagtaaaaaatttttttaattacaaatgttaataataaagttatagaaataactaaaaaagtGTTGCCTATTGCACCCATGACAATATAACAGTGActgaaattttaattaactttcaattaaaatgtaaatttttaattatctttaatgattataatattttttctaaaataactttaaataaactttttagaCTTTAACTATCAATAGAACAATTTTACCTTGATAAATTAGtcataatacttttatatgtATCAACTTTTTATTACCATAAAAAGTAccttttaacaattataataactAAGAATATGGATGAattagttaatttaaaaaaaaaagcatataagtaaaattatttaatattttataatactaaaaattagGTATAATCAAGTTATGAGATtcatacatattttattatttgaagcAACACAAAATTTACTCAAATCTACCATTTAATAGGCACGTATTCTTTGATTAAATGAACAAAATGACTATAAACTATACTACGATCAGAAAGCGATAAGATGAATTAgagtttttatataacaatcTTTTGACCTGATAGATATAAAGAAAGAtagaagaaatttttatataaaatgatcctttaatataatattacaatttacCAGAAGTAGGACACAGATGAAGGTGTTTGataacaattatataaaatacaataaacaattactatattttcacctttaatattaaaatgaaaacaaaattttatattaaaagagaatgtttttaatttattattatcagatatttatatatataattaacaaaaaaaaaaaaaaagaaaaattctgtaattttttataattctatttttaaaacaaccattaaaatgaaagtttcattataatgacaaagttatatatatgatatatatctatatatatatttttttttttggtataataaaatatttattttcttagttaatttttaaataaacaaaataaggtgaattatatttttttcatgaCAGATGACGAAATAAAGCTATTAGAAAACATTTTTGCATAAATACCTGGTGATATATTAACaacaaacattttattatttttttttttttacttttaaaataaaatatttattatagaaTTTTCATAAGAGATGATGAAAAAAGTATGATGATGGCTATTAAGATGTTCAATTTATATGTGGATATTGgtgatttttattatatttgtagTGGATAATGAAGAtctaatacattttttttatatattcataattCATACTTAtccaatattttaataattaataatcttcttaacattttataaaaaaaaaataagttttgtTTTTTCTTCATCCAAAACGTAGTGGACGAGGACCGACAGCTCTTTTAAGTGAAATACGTGGATCAGTATTTTCAATAAGATAACCATTATAATAAATCGGTCTTCCATCAAACTCTTCGACTGGAAAATCTCTTACtgtaaatgaaaaaaaaaaaaaattaacattttaataagcAGCTTACATTGTctaataaagtaattttcAGAATTTTCAATGGGAATTGTATTAGTATAATGACTTGATAGAATAATAATTGCTCCAATTAAGCATAAACaagatgaaaaatatttaaccaTTTTTACAAGAAGgaactaaaataaaatgttattaaaaaaagtagtattttttattaactaaatattattcacttttaattaaagtaTGGATAAGTCTTTCTTCAAAAAAGGAGAGCACGCGGTAGTAAAAATGATGTAactgaaataatttttagtcttaaatatatcataCCGCCCTCCTATTTATATGTAAGCTAAAGAAATGAGTTTTTGAGCTTtagttaatattaaataagtgaatatatacataaaaggAATATATTTGTAACGCCACCCTTAACTTTGTATGtacttaaattttaatattattttgtttaaatattaacaaaaaatatattaatttaatgatagaaaaaaaatttttttttaaaatatatttacaataaataaaaatgtcaaATTTTGATGATCTATTCTATGGaactaatttaaaaaaaaaaaaagaaaaagaaatagtaataataattaattgtcaaaaaaaatatgtaatattaaaagaaaaaataattacaagtcctataaattttttaaaattagacaatatgataacaaaaataataaatgaatattttattaaagtatataCCATCATTAACATATTTGATATGTTTTCTGTAGAAATGCTTTACAAAACAATTTATgttatcatattaaaaactttacaaaaattatacgATACcataacaattttttgacattttaccataatataaaaaagtttgttttttttaaataacaagaAGAGTAATTGTAagaaagtaaatattttaaaaattatttacaaaaaaatttatctttttccattattttatatcatttaataataacttgataaaaaaatatataaataattatgaaaTCAACAAAAGTgtcttattaaaaaaaattactttataaaaaagtattgactcttaaaatttaatgaaattttgatttacagttatattattttgtcggaaaaaaaaataaataattggtAATGACAAGTTAATGGATCATTTGTTTgcttttatttcatttttattctaacatttttttcGTTTTCCTGTAAAATTtcataaagaaaaaatgctatcataaaaataaacatttattaatgttatttttaaatattacttttaactGCCATTCgaggtaaatttttatgttctcttggtttttttttctaaaattaccGCCATCAAAGAAATGGAGgctatttttctaaataattaatatgaattagagtatattaaaattcttaatattctagtaataataaaaattcaattgTACCTCTTtagtagaaaaaatattttcctaTTTTATAGAGTAACATTAATCATAGTAATGGCTATGCAATGAAGGtgatattgtaaattttaaagtaaaaactaaaatattttaaatttaaaataaaaaaaacaaactaatcagaaaaagataatttaatttatttaattttcatttCATTAAACCAAAATAAACCTATAAAGTGtgtttgataaaaaaaaatatttgaaatacgttgttaactttttaattaaaaattcatcatTATTGATACATATTagtatcaaaaaatattgttgtgATTTTAAGAACTGCTTTacatttgttaaatatatttaatatgattaattttttaaatgatatttaaatatgttaataaggaaaattatttaaatttttacgaacataaaatttaagtTATTGCATTGTTTTGACAAAATATTTGTTCAAAACTACAATTAAAATACtgatagtattttttttttctacttatattttttgtcGTCAAAAGTCTGTGTAgtcttaaatatttatttttaatatattccTAGAATTAATTCATTgccttaaaataaaacttaattTGATGTTTAATtcaatctttaaaataattaacttaTAAATGTTCTTAGAATTTTtagtacattttttaaacataattatttttttattattttcttcaataatttttaacataacaTAACGTTTGATTGTAAAgactattttttataaaaaaaaattttttttatttgtttagtAAAATACatgaatttatttatcaattatttatcTGTAAATgcatattaataatatcatttttagcTATTTAATAACCTTTACACActctaatattttaaatatgattatattaatgatatacaAAATGTATTCattaatgtatttaaaagctttgaattattaaaatttaataataattaacaattcattagatatttacaaaaataatacaagAGAATTTAATTTGAATCATGTAAACAGAATAATATTCTATTCTTATAGCGATTTTTCATCTCAATTGGTAATACGTACATTAAGTGGAATATTTCTGTTATAAATACACTATAGTAAAATTACTCTTTATGTCAAAAAATTCAACTTggaattttttgaaaaagggactaccatttttttcaattgttGTTGGTGGAGCATACGgtttacatttttttcaaaaagttCGCTACGactttagaaaaattaagcAAGAAGAAGTTGCAGTTGATGAAGTTGTATgttacattattaaaaaaatttcttctatttatttaaaatttagaaaGGAGAACTTAAGAAAGTTGGTATAAAAGTAAAGGATAAGGTTACTATAGATAATATATTCGaggtaacttttttttttatttttattaataaaaattatttattaggAAATCGTTGAACTCGATACTGAAAGTTGGGAAAATATTCGTGGTCCAAGAGAATTTGAAGATAACGAAGAATAtaatagatttaaaaaacGACAACAAGAGGAAGCTGCTAGAAAGagaagagaaaaaaaattacaactTTTAGAAGAAGAGCAGGCtaataaattgtaaatgGAAGAAGATAAAGATTTAAAAGTAAAGGATATTATAGAAGAACAAgaagataaagaaaaaaaagagattGATACAACTGAAATAGTTACTGAAGAAGATAAACAACTTTATTACGACGAAGTTGTTGGTTGTATAATAGAATTTGGAATTAGTGATAATATTGAAACTGCTTTACTAGCTGCAAAAAGAACATATCCTCAAGGTGTTGACGCTGCCATTGATTGGATTATTGAAAGATCAAATCAATCAGATTTTGCTTCCTCATCTTCATCTAGTGATTCAGAGGaaatagatttaaaaatGGGTGGTTATACTTCACAACCAATTTCTGAAGGATTGTTTAGTGATATAAAATCACTAAGTAAAAGTTTAAGAAAATACAAAATGGTTTTGGTAGCAAATATGGCATTAGGAATGGGAAAAGGGAAATTAGCTGCTCAAGTTGGTCATGCAGTTCTTGGTACCTATAAAAATGCAATGAAAACTCCTGATGGCCAAAAAGCTATTTCACATTGGGAAAAAGTAGGTCAAGTTAAAGTTGTTGTAAAAGGACAAGATACAGAACATTTAATGGATATATTTAAAGCTTCTAAAGATAAAGGGCTCTGGACTTATATTGTTCAAGATGCTGGTTATACACAAATACCACCTGGGAGTAGGACCGTTGTTGGGATATTTGGACCAGTTGAAGATATTGATGAAATTACAGGATCTTTAAAACttctttaacattttttatatttatttttattaggaaatttttttttgtgtgtactttatattttacaatacacatttatgaaaaatattatattataaagattGTTGTTAGAATTAATAATACCATAGCAACGACTCAtgttactttaaataaaaatattagttactgatatatttttagcgataaaatcttttgttaaatttcAGTTTTGCAAATACAGAATTACCCAAAATATAGTTTACATCACTTGAATTAAGGTGCCGGAAGTCCATTAAGTGCATTTCTAAACAATAATacaatatatctatatatatataaatatatatttatataaccGCTAAACTTTAgataaagtttattattttgttttagcTATCAAAAAAGATATGACTGGAGGTAAgtctaaatatatttttttctaaataaaaaaaaaattctaactTTTATTTAGTAGATGGTACTCAGAATACATATCCTTGTTCTATATGTGGAAGAAAATTTGTACGAGAATCACTAGAAAAACATGAAATTGCatgtcaaaaaataaatactaaaaaaagaaaagtttttGATTCTGGTAAACAAAGAGCCACTGGATCtgatattaattataaagacataaaaaaagttcaacttgaaaaacaaaaggtatttcaataataataaaaaattaaaatttttatttatagttgGGTGGAACATTTCCACGACCAAAAACTAATTGGAAAGAAAGACATGAAACTTTTATTGGTGCTGTTTCTGCTTCAAAACAAGTTGAAATTGCTATTAAAACAGGTGCACCATTGCCTCCACCACCAAAAGCTACCGTTCCAAATGATTATATTGAATGTGAATACTGTGGAAGAAATTTTAACGAAAAGGCTGCTGAAAGACATATACCTTTTTGTAAAGAGCAATCAATGAGAAAGAAAACTCCTGTTTCTAGATCTGCTTCTGCATCTAGAGCTATATTAACTTCTGGAAAAAGTCCTACAACAAGTGCACCAACAAAAAGAGAACCATTACTTTCAAAAGGTATATCATCAAAAGAGCCTATAAGACGTGGCTCTATTGATAAAACATCAATTATTAAGAGTACtaatactaataataatgtatCACATTCTAAAATAACTACAACATCCAAAAAAACATCAAATTTGCCTATTCCTACAAAAAGGAGTAATTCTAGTATCAGAAACTCATCTAGTTTCATCAATTCATCTTACCAtcaaaagtataaataaattataagcttgcttttatttttaatatatttatagctTATTTTATTGCTTgcttaaatgttttattattaatattaattactataatttttctagTTTACCAATAATAGAAGTAACTAATGAGGGTATAAAACAATATTCTGGAATATTGGGAAAAGATACTAAgatggaaaaaaataaaagaatgtcatcagtaaaaaaattacctgATACAATGAATCAAGAAGATTATTATATTGagtatcaaaaatataaagacgAAACACtgaaaaaatcttttattagtAGTATTATGGAAGATAATAAACTTCCAACATCAAAAGAATTAGACTATGATTTTGACtaagttaataaattttcattgaAGTAACATCTAatttagtataaaattaataaaatgatttttataaacatttaagataatttaaaaaaaattaaatatattttagttaaaagttattcaaatatatttttaaacatttaatataattataaaaaataaaattaaaaactttaaattgtACTATGAcgacaaaaatttattagaaagaatatttttaaaagcttACGTTATATTTTTCCaaagaattatatataataaaatgataaattatttagttaattacaaaaaaaatttcaactAAACcagataaataattatttttatattcaataaaatattttatatttataaaaattaaagttaaaaaaatttaagaatagtaaaaaaaaagtttcatggtatggtataaattataattgttataattgATCTTTCTGAacttaatttaataataaaattgaatattttaaaaaatatttaaaaataactttaattttaaaaaaataattttatttatatttaagtaCACAAAACTGTTGAATGTTGTTGCATATAATAAGCTTatgtaattaatttataatcttttgtgatttaaatataatatacattttttttttgataatacgAATATTACAGTTTaagattatattataattaatctaaaaaaagtagtttttttttttatattttataacaattaaagatcatttttttatgagataatataaattttcatattatcatttaaaacgGCAAAAAATAAGtggaatttttttatatgataatcaAAATGTTTTTCATAAATTCTTATAATTATACTTTACCTGCTAAcaaatttacatttaaaagtgtaaaatattttccatGTTCTCTTGTATActgtattattaaaataatttttttaacttttaaataatagtaaatttACCTGATAgctcttaaaaataatgaatttctaatataatcatgactaaattaaaaacaaaactaTGAAAGTTgcaataaattaaaattaaaagcaaaagagtgaaatattttttttaaaaaaatacaactTTAACAGAACAATTAATAAtgtcaaaataaaatcaactattcaaattacatttttgtgataaattaataaaatttaatctcatctttattagattttttgaactcaataaaagataaaaatttcaagTACGAAAATAATAACTTAAAAATGTGTGCTCCAAAAATAAAGAACcaaatatattaaacatCATAAAACTTAAAGGCTATAATACATGTtgaaaatgtaataaaaatttcaaccgttcttgagataAATTAGATCGTATTTTTAtgttgttaatatattttattattttttgtatatcaACAACtgttcaaaatattaaaatagtttGAACATATATCTTAAATAAAAACGAACTAGTAGCCGAATccaaatatttgttttaaattatctccaatttgaagcaagatataacaaaaatgcggaaatttttttttctaaatattcattattagCAACTTTTCCATATCTTAAATTAAACTTATCAGATTACCATGAGACCAGTTTCATTGAATTCACCATAAAAAGTTGGtctagaatattttatttctgtAAAAATGTCTTCAATGTTAGCTGAGATTTACAGTTGATCCAAATATGATAAGCCTGACCTTCAGCAggaatactaaaaaaaaccgtttttttggaatttcaaaacaaaattaggctcattcgatagcccttgaaaaatcataaattttaaatataatcaaggcTATATCAAAATGAAAACTTGAGAAGTTATGATGAGTCAAAGTTTGAGGCGAAAgcggggaatattttttgaaaaaatccGACTTCTATGATGaagttgaaaatattaaaattaaaataaatattctagATCAGATTTTTGCAAGAAGTTGATTAAAACTGGTCTCATCTTCGTATCTCTTCTAGATCTCAAGATATAAG
This Strongyloides ratti genome assembly S_ratti_ED321, chromosome : 2 DNA region includes the following protein-coding sequences:
- a CDS encoding Protein kinase domain and Serine/threonine-/dual specificity protein kinase, catalytic domain and Protein kinase-like domain-containing protein, encoding MSTKQNTSSNQYNNIEQENENSTSPQTITITNLINGKKYEISKRIGKGGWGVTYLCYDYKKRVRALKVEKDTALECEIEILNAAKKIKCIHLAKIYDYGSCPELDEPFIIMECLGKSVSDIKSNLPGKMFSKNTALRILMQCLSGLNELHMLGYISRDIKPSNFCVGRNSIAPKSIYIIDFGVARNFKNDNSKTIIKECLPTSWKGTAKYCSLANHMYHKQCRRDDVESWFYMAIELLEGRLPWNGVNRKFRSTIEEYKKMLREPDCNFYVKSPKFLKDILIKIDSWKFLEEPNYSFIQNLLIQEIDREGYKFDDPYDWETIPLNDMKEIVSEIITSEENNNKK
- a CDS encoding Cytochrome P450 4V2 encodes the protein MGAIGNTFLVISITLLLTFVIKKIFYYLKTLEKVPGISTLPLIGNLHQIKIEPDKFYEQFQGIGYMLQNRRARICKVWLGPLPFVAIYGAEEIEGVLGSSKLLNKLFQYNFLSPWIGDGLLISKPDKWKPRRKLLTPAFHYDILKDFVFIFNKHAKTLVGKFEKLADKDEFVDVFHTISLCTLDIICEAALGIDIKAQTVQTEYLEAVFKMKYIIHQRQIKPQYYSDFMFNIVGDGKEHDKCVKILHDFTHTVINKRKEMAEKCGGIRKLMEQERNEDSSYKMAFLDLMLEMNAKGDLPMEGLLEEVDTFTFEGHDTTSAALNWFLHLMAANPEIQVKVHREIDDVLGEEIRPINFDEIGRLKYLEACVKETLRLYPSVPLFGRNTTEEVEINGYKIPPNTGIAIVSAMVHKDPKYWENPEIFNPERFINNDLKHPYCYIPFSAGSRNCIGQRFAMMEEKCVIANIMRQFKVQTQLRTDEMRLSAELIIRPMYGNYIKFIKRSFGDYTLVEPPH
- a CDS encoding Peptidyl-tRNA hydrolase, PTH2 family and Cytochrome c oxidase assembly protein COX16 family and Peptidyl-tRNA hydrolase II domain-containing protein — protein: MSKNSTWNFLKKGLPFFSIVVGGAYGLHFFQKVRYDFRKIKQEEVAVDEVKGELKKVGIKVKDKVTIDNIFEEIVELDTESWENIREEQEDKEKKEIDTTEIVTEEDKQLYYDEVVGCIIEFGISDNIETALLAAKRTYPQGVDAAIDWIIERSNQSDFASSSSSSDSEEIDLKMGGYTSQPISEGLFSDIKSLSKSLRKYKMVLVANMALGMGKGKLAAQVGHAVLGTYKNAMKTPDGQKAISHWEKVGQVKVVVKGQDTEHLMDIFKASKDKGLWTYIVQDAGYTQIPPGSRTVVGIFGPVEDIDEITGSLKLL
- a CDS encoding AT06280p encodes the protein MTGVDGTQNTYPCSICGRKFVRESLEKHEIACQKINTKKRKVFDSGKQRATGSDINYKDIKKVQLEKQKLGGTFPRPKTNWKERHETFIGAVSASKQVEIAIKTGAPLPPPPKATVPNDYIECEYCGRNFNEKAAERHIPFCKEQSMRKKTPVSRSASASRAILTSGKSPTTSAPTKREPLLSKGISSKEPIRRGSIDKTSIIKSTNTNNNVSHSKITTTSKKTSNLPIPTKRSNSSIRNSSSFINSSYHQNLPIIEVTNEGIKQYSGILGKDTKMEKNKRMSSVKKLPDTMNQEDYYIEYQKYKDETLKKSFISSIMEDNKLPTSKELDYDFD